A region from the Nonlabens sp. YIK11 genome encodes:
- a CDS encoding substrate-binding domain-containing protein produces MTTINIGGVPEHFNLPWHLAIEDDAFAKASIELNWQDIPEGSGRMCQALRDGELDVACILTDGIIKDITAGNPSKILQVYVKSPLLWGVHAPANLIAEDTAQLHDPVIAISRYGSGSHLMSFLLAKRHDWNPEELKFDLVNTLDGAVKSLSAGQAQLFLWERYMTQPYVDQGIFKRLETIATPWPSFVIAATDQCIAEKQEALIKMLQIINKYSADFKEIPSIDRTIASHYDLQVGDVQQWLLRTEFTDQQLNAKTVAKISEQFMNVGISKEPIRLEDLLYDLPFPDEEE; encoded by the coding sequence ATGACAACGATCAATATAGGTGGCGTTCCAGAACATTTCAATTTACCGTGGCACCTTGCTATTGAGGATGACGCTTTCGCGAAAGCGAGCATAGAATTAAACTGGCAGGACATACCAGAAGGTAGTGGTAGAATGTGCCAAGCGCTGCGTGATGGCGAGCTTGATGTCGCCTGTATTTTGACAGATGGAATTATCAAGGATATTACCGCTGGAAATCCGTCCAAAATCCTTCAGGTGTATGTGAAATCACCTTTGTTATGGGGTGTTCATGCACCTGCAAACCTCATCGCAGAGGATACTGCACAACTGCACGATCCAGTCATCGCCATAAGTCGTTACGGCAGTGGCTCGCATTTGATGAGTTTTCTACTTGCCAAGCGACACGATTGGAATCCTGAAGAATTAAAATTTGACCTGGTCAACACGCTCGATGGCGCCGTAAAATCCTTGAGTGCAGGACAGGCGCAATTGTTTCTTTGGGAACGATATATGACGCAGCCATATGTAGATCAAGGAATTTTCAAACGATTGGAAACCATCGCAACGCCATGGCCCAGTTTTGTCATTGCAGCAACAGATCAATGCATTGCAGAAAAGCAGGAAGCACTGATCAAAATGCTACAAATTATTAATAAGTATTCTGCTGATTTTAAAGAGATTCCAAGCATTGACCGAACCATTGCTTCACATTACGATCTACAGGTTGGTGACGTACAACAATGGCTTTTGAGAACAGAGTTTACCGACCAGCAATTGAACGCTAAGACAGTTGCAAAGATCAGTGAACAATTTATGAATGTAGGCATATCAAAAGAGCCTATAAGACTGGAAGATTTATTATACGATCTACCGTTTCCTGACGAGGAAGAATAG
- a CDS encoding nucleoside phosphorylase: MDKTTFSDSELILNKDGSIYHLNLRPDQLAHTIITVGDPERVPEVSKYFDFIEHKVAKREFHTHTGTYKGKPVSVISTGIGTDNIDIVFNELDALVNIDFETRQIKENLTSLDIIRIGTTGAVQPNIPIDSFLLSQRGIGFDSLLHWYDNDIEDKEFADALIKELKLSDDMATPYIVQCNRELAKHFQTIEMLNGTTITNVGFYGPQSRRLRLAPSNKELKQLISNFSFNGHQITNLEMETSGIYAMAALLGHRAVSLNAVLANRATGDFSKTPNKTVDKLIQFTLDRILSI; this comes from the coding sequence ATGGATAAGACAACCTTTTCGGATTCTGAGTTGATCCTCAATAAGGATGGTAGCATTTATCATTTGAATTTAAGACCTGATCAACTTGCCCATACCATCATCACCGTTGGTGATCCAGAACGTGTTCCTGAAGTCTCCAAGTATTTTGATTTCATTGAGCATAAAGTAGCCAAAAGAGAATTTCATACACATACCGGAACTTATAAAGGTAAACCTGTCAGTGTTATTTCTACAGGAATAGGAACAGACAATATTGATATCGTGTTTAATGAATTGGATGCATTGGTCAATATTGACTTTGAAACTCGACAGATCAAGGAGAACCTCACTTCTCTTGACATCATACGTATAGGTACGACAGGAGCCGTACAGCCCAATATTCCTATAGATTCATTTCTTCTTTCCCAGCGCGGTATAGGCTTTGACAGTTTACTGCACTGGTATGACAATGATATTGAGGATAAAGAATTTGCAGATGCACTTATCAAAGAACTTAAGTTATCTGATGATATGGCTACACCGTATATTGTCCAGTGTAATAGGGAGCTTGCAAAACACTTTCAGACGATTGAAATGTTAAACGGTACCACGATTACCAATGTTGGTTTTTACGGTCCACAGTCCCGTAGATTAAGGTTGGCACCATCCAATAAGGAATTAAAGCAACTCATCTCCAATTTTTCATTTAACGGTCACCAAATTACCAATCTAGAAATGGAAACTTCTGGTATATATGCCATGGCAGCATTGCTGGGACATAGAGCAGTTTCTTTGAATGCGGTTCTTGCCAATAGAGCCACAGGTGATTTTTCCAAAACGCCCAACAAGACGGTTGATAAGTTGATTCAGTTTACGTTAGATCGCATATTAAGTATTTAG
- the ppk1 gene encoding polyphosphate kinase 1: protein MSSYKTLVEKLKDYPYQHRDINWLSFNDRVLQEAADTSNPLYERLKFIAIFSSNLDEYFRVRVSQLRQLKRVDKSLRKKLALRPSKFVKQLLQKVHEQQQWLGDIFFDQIVPDLANHNIILLKKDELQDKFKKEALHYFEENLKSLVHSELVEASKHSDIFLENQHIYLLVTFEDESKYGIVKVPSNEDQRFVEIAQEDGKFYICFLDDIIKLKLPHLFEKETITGCYSVKLSRDAELYLDQELEGELADKIYESLAQRTDGQPTRFLYDEAMPKEVRKNIRKSLGLGKIDMVAGGAYHNFDDFFGFPDPTNNPELHAPEMKVIEHSGLHGKNYFDVIKEKDQLVHFPFMSFDYVQKFIDQSSTDDQVEEIKISLYRVADESDLTDSLLTALKNGKKVTVFVEAKARFDEENNIKWGRIFEEHGAQVIYSYPRIKVHSKVLLVLRREKNKLKRYAYIGTGNFNAKTSKIYCDHGLFTANKQVTKDLSRVFKVLEGKLIIPRAKHLLISPFTTRRTFEDLIRKEIDAAKAGKPAKITAKMNQLEDPGMINLLYKASQAGVQIRLIVRGFSSLIPQLDQISENIYMTSIVDRYLEHGRIYKFHNNGEPLMFMGSADWMSRNLDRRIEVLAPIYDDDIFKELDEILEIQLNDNVKARIHTPEEDNPFVETDENNIIRSQEEVYKYLKNKHQA from the coding sequence TTGAGTTCATATAAAACGCTCGTGGAAAAACTAAAGGATTATCCTTATCAGCACAGAGATATCAATTGGCTTAGCTTCAATGATCGGGTGCTGCAAGAAGCTGCAGATACTAGCAATCCGCTATATGAACGTTTGAAGTTCATTGCGATTTTTTCTTCTAATCTCGATGAGTATTTTAGAGTTCGGGTTTCACAACTAAGGCAGCTTAAAAGGGTTGATAAGAGCTTACGCAAAAAACTAGCACTACGGCCATCCAAGTTTGTAAAGCAATTACTGCAAAAAGTCCATGAGCAACAGCAATGGTTAGGAGATATCTTCTTTGACCAAATTGTCCCTGATTTGGCCAACCACAACATCATTCTTCTCAAAAAAGATGAGCTGCAGGATAAATTTAAAAAAGAAGCGCTTCACTATTTTGAAGAGAATTTAAAGAGCCTGGTCCATTCAGAATTAGTGGAAGCCAGCAAGCACAGCGATATTTTCCTTGAGAATCAGCATATCTATCTGCTCGTAACATTTGAGGATGAATCTAAATACGGTATTGTCAAGGTTCCATCAAATGAAGATCAGCGGTTTGTTGAGATCGCTCAAGAAGATGGAAAATTTTACATCTGTTTTCTGGATGATATTATCAAGTTAAAGCTTCCACATCTATTCGAAAAGGAAACCATTACAGGTTGCTATTCGGTCAAGTTGTCTAGAGATGCAGAATTGTATCTGGATCAAGAACTTGAAGGCGAACTGGCAGACAAGATTTACGAATCTCTCGCTCAACGTACAGATGGTCAACCTACCCGATTTCTCTACGACGAGGCCATGCCTAAAGAGGTGCGGAAGAATATTAGAAAAAGCCTGGGATTAGGCAAAATCGATATGGTAGCTGGTGGCGCCTATCACAATTTTGATGATTTCTTTGGTTTTCCAGATCCTACCAACAATCCAGAGTTACATGCGCCAGAAATGAAGGTTATCGAACATTCAGGACTGCACGGTAAAAATTATTTTGATGTCATTAAGGAAAAGGATCAATTGGTTCACTTTCCGTTCATGTCCTTTGACTATGTTCAAAAATTCATTGATCAAAGCTCCACAGACGATCAAGTAGAAGAAATCAAAATAAGCTTGTATCGCGTAGCAGATGAAAGTGATCTAACAGATTCACTGTTAACGGCCCTTAAAAATGGAAAAAAAGTGACCGTTTTTGTAGAAGCCAAAGCAAGATTTGATGAGGAAAACAACATCAAATGGGGTCGTATTTTTGAGGAACATGGCGCTCAGGTCATCTACAGTTATCCGCGTATTAAGGTCCATAGCAAGGTATTGCTCGTACTGCGCCGTGAGAAAAATAAACTGAAAAGATACGCTTACATAGGTACAGGAAATTTCAACGCCAAAACCTCAAAGATCTACTGCGACCATGGCTTGTTTACCGCAAACAAACAGGTCACCAAAGATCTATCGCGCGTTTTCAAGGTATTGGAAGGCAAATTGATTATTCCCAGAGCCAAACACTTACTCATTTCTCCGTTTACCACAAGAAGAACTTTTGAAGATTTGATTCGTAAGGAAATCGATGCGGCTAAAGCAGGAAAACCAGCCAAAATCACTGCAAAAATGAATCAGCTGGAAGATCCTGGAATGATCAATTTACTCTATAAAGCCAGTCAAGCTGGAGTTCAAATTAGATTGATCGTGCGTGGTTTCTCGAGTCTGATCCCACAATTGGATCAAATAAGTGAGAACATTTATATGACCTCGATTGTAGATCGATACCTGGAGCACGGCAGGATTTATAAGTTTCACAATAACGGTGAGCCGCTCATGTTTATGGGCAGTGCAGACTGGATGTCCCGTAATCTAGATCGTCGCATAGAGGTCCTCGCTCCTATTTACGACGACGATATTTTCAAGGAGCTGGACGAGATTCTTGAAATCCAACTCAATGATAACGTCAAGGCACGCATACACACGCCTGAAGAAGACAATCCTTTTGTAGAGACGGATGAGAATAACATCATTCGCTCTCAAGAAGAGGTTTATAAATACTTAAAAAACAAACACCAGGCATAA
- a CDS encoding thiol-disulfide oxidoreductase DCC family protein: protein MEKKIVLFDGVCNLCNKAVTFIIEHDPKDQFRFAALQSEIGTSLLSKHQIDPAKIDSIILIKNDKAYIKASAALRIAKDLSGAISLVYAFVILPKFITNSIYDFIARNRYSWFGKKDNCMIPTPGLKSKFLDQD, encoded by the coding sequence ATGGAAAAGAAAATCGTGCTTTTTGACGGTGTTTGTAATCTGTGTAATAAAGCAGTGACGTTTATTATTGAGCATGATCCTAAGGATCAATTTAGATTTGCAGCCTTACAAAGTGAAATAGGTACATCCTTACTTTCAAAACATCAGATTGATCCGGCCAAAATTGATAGCATCATCTTAATTAAAAACGATAAGGCCTATATAAAGGCCAGTGCTGCTTTACGTATTGCAAAAGACCTTTCTGGAGCTATATCATTAGTATATGCTTTTGTCATCCTACCTAAGTTTATAACCAACTCCATCTACGATTTTATCGCAAGAAATAGATACAGCTGGTTTGGTAAGAAGGATAACTGTATGATCCCAACGCCAGGTTTAAAATCTAAGTTCCTGGACCAAGACTAA
- a CDS encoding Rid family detoxifying hydrolase: protein MKEIIYTKTAPNPIGPYNQAVLWRGLHQHTLYTSGQIAIDPSTGNLDTSDLEKETHLVMKNLQEVLKAAGMSFDHVVKTSIFLSDMKNFATVNKVYGSYFDEATAPARETVEVANLPKYVNVEISAIAING, encoded by the coding sequence ATGAAGGAAATTATATACACTAAGACAGCGCCCAATCCCATAGGACCGTACAATCAAGCGGTTTTATGGAGAGGATTGCATCAACATACATTATATACGAGCGGCCAGATTGCCATTGATCCATCTACTGGAAATCTTGATACCAGTGATCTTGAAAAGGAAACTCATTTAGTGATGAAAAACCTACAAGAAGTACTTAAAGCTGCTGGGATGAGTTTTGATCACGTGGTCAAGACCAGTATTTTTTTAAGCGACATGAAAAACTTTGCTACAGTGAATAAGGTTTATGGTAGCTACTTTGATGAAGCCACCGCACCAGCAAGGGAAACAGTAGAAGTAGCAAACTTGCCAAAGTATGTGAATGTAGAAATTTCAGCTATCGCGATCAATGGATAA
- the ung gene encoding uracil-DNA glycosylase, whose translation MPVKIEPSWKEMLREEFSKEYFENLIAFVKQEYEIKTCYPPGNKIFAAFDRTPFEEVKVVILGQDPYHGAGQANGLCFSVADGIPHPPSLINIFKEQQRDTDLRKPYPKSGNLEHWADQGVLLLNATLTVEAGKAGSHQKKGWEQFTDHVIKTLAEEREKLVFMLWGSFAKSKLKFINEKKHFVLTSGHPSPLSANRGYWFDNKHFSRCNRYLQEQGKKPIDW comes from the coding sequence ATGCCTGTAAAAATTGAGCCCAGCTGGAAGGAAATGCTGCGAGAGGAATTTAGTAAAGAATATTTTGAAAACCTTATTGCATTTGTAAAGCAGGAATACGAAATTAAAACCTGTTATCCACCAGGAAATAAAATCTTTGCGGCCTTTGATCGTACACCTTTTGAAGAGGTCAAGGTGGTTATTTTAGGACAAGACCCATATCATGGTGCCGGTCAAGCAAACGGTTTGTGCTTTTCAGTAGCAGATGGGATTCCGCATCCACCATCACTCATCAATATATTTAAGGAACAGCAACGCGATACTGATTTGAGAAAGCCTTATCCCAAATCAGGCAACCTGGAACACTGGGCAGATCAAGGAGTTTTGCTCCTTAATGCAACACTTACTGTAGAAGCTGGAAAGGCCGGTAGCCATCAGAAAAAAGGTTGGGAACAATTCACCGATCATGTGATTAAAACTCTTGCAGAGGAACGTGAGAAGCTGGTTTTTATGCTTTGGGGAAGTTTTGCCAAAAGCAAGCTCAAATTTATCAATGAGAAAAAGCACTTTGTGCTCACTTCGGGACATCCATCACCATTAAGTGCCAATCGCGGCTACTGGTTTGACAACAAGCATTTCTCCAGATGCAACCGCTATTTGCAGGAGCAAGGGAAGAAGCCCATTGATTGGTAA
- a CDS encoding endonuclease MutS2, with protein sequence MRKISRKTLQDIEFDKVVEQATGYCSTDDGKAALSKVRPLEGRKAIVESLSHTSEYLSSFSSDYAIPNHGFDPIDRELQLLGIENSVLEKESIRKLVVLPRSVNEHIKFFKKTEELFPALAARTKELEYNTQVPDKVDEILDRFGEIKDDASPVLKNLRREMNTVRGQLNGSFGAALTHYLKLEYLDDIRETVVENRRVLAVRSMHRRKVKGKIMGSSKTGSITYIEPERVLTLSRKLSELEIEEHEEIQRILKELTDFMRYFMEEFEEQRKYLTQTDVVAAKAKYARKIDGLLPIIVDHLELDLVNAYHPLLMVANRERDQKTYPQSIRLAPENRIIVISGPNAGGKSITLKTIGLLQVMLQSGMLLPVHEKSRVCFFNNILTDIGDNQSIDNQLSTYSYRLKNMRGFLRKADDRTLFLIDEFGTGSDPELGGALAESMLEELYARKSYGIITTHYTNLKMLANELDEMTNANMLFDAQTLEPIYQLQLGEAGSSFTFEVAQKNGIPYSLINKAKKKVERGKIRFDKSIAALQKERSDLRKNNASLRDKEVRATQTANKLEDTQDRVKQKLEDFQELYDSYQRYIQLGKKFDQLAKDFSNNKKKRLLLNELMKLVITENVKRQPKPAKKSEAKKEQGKKKQVENEVIQKVTKIRQERKAAQPKAVVEEKPKHTFKLNERVRLIDSKSIGTIDSIEKGRATVNYGMFTTLVSLEQLEPVKK encoded by the coding sequence ATGAGGAAAATTTCCAGAAAAACATTACAGGATATTGAGTTTGACAAAGTTGTCGAGCAAGCCACCGGTTATTGCAGTACAGACGACGGTAAGGCCGCATTATCAAAAGTAAGACCGCTAGAAGGTAGAAAAGCAATTGTTGAATCGCTCTCGCACACCAGTGAATACCTGTCATCTTTTTCTTCTGACTATGCCATTCCCAATCATGGATTTGATCCCATAGATCGCGAGTTGCAACTGCTGGGAATCGAGAATAGCGTCTTGGAAAAGGAAAGCATTCGCAAGTTGGTGGTTCTGCCTAGATCTGTCAACGAGCATATCAAATTCTTCAAGAAAACCGAAGAACTGTTTCCAGCGCTTGCCGCTAGAACCAAGGAATTGGAATACAATACTCAAGTGCCAGATAAGGTTGATGAGATTTTAGACCGTTTTGGAGAGATCAAGGATGACGCCTCACCGGTACTTAAAAACCTGCGTAGGGAAATGAATACCGTACGCGGCCAGCTCAACGGTAGCTTTGGTGCTGCATTGACTCATTATCTCAAGTTGGAATACTTGGACGACATCAGGGAAACCGTTGTTGAAAATCGTCGCGTCCTTGCTGTTCGATCCATGCATCGCCGCAAAGTAAAGGGAAAGATCATGGGCAGCTCCAAAACTGGTAGCATCACCTATATTGAACCAGAGCGCGTGTTGACGCTTTCGCGAAAGCTGTCAGAATTAGAAATTGAGGAACATGAAGAAATTCAGCGCATCCTCAAAGAGCTGACAGATTTCATGCGCTATTTCATGGAAGAATTTGAGGAACAACGAAAGTACCTCACACAAACCGATGTCGTCGCTGCCAAAGCCAAGTACGCGCGTAAGATTGATGGATTATTACCCATTATCGTGGATCATCTGGAACTGGATCTGGTAAATGCCTATCATCCATTACTGATGGTAGCCAATAGGGAACGCGACCAAAAAACCTATCCACAAAGTATACGACTGGCTCCTGAAAATAGGATCATTGTCATTTCTGGACCTAACGCTGGTGGTAAATCCATCACATTAAAAACTATAGGATTACTGCAGGTAATGCTGCAGTCTGGTATGCTATTACCGGTGCATGAAAAAAGTAGAGTTTGTTTTTTCAATAATATTTTAACTGACATAGGTGATAATCAAAGTATTGATAATCAATTAAGTACTTATAGTTATCGCTTAAAGAACATGAGAGGTTTTTTGCGCAAAGCAGATGACAGGACGCTTTTCCTAATCGATGAATTTGGTACGGGTTCCGACCCAGAATTGGGTGGTGCTCTAGCAGAAAGTATGCTGGAAGAGCTTTATGCGAGAAAATCCTACGGGATTATTACCACGCACTACACCAACTTAAAAATGCTGGCCAACGAGTTGGATGAGATGACCAATGCCAATATGTTGTTTGATGCTCAAACCCTCGAGCCCATCTACCAGTTGCAGCTAGGAGAAGCTGGTAGTTCGTTCACTTTTGAAGTTGCGCAAAAAAATGGGATCCCATATTCATTGATCAATAAGGCCAAAAAGAAAGTCGAACGTGGTAAAATACGTTTTGATAAGTCTATTGCTGCTCTTCAAAAAGAACGTTCAGATTTGCGCAAAAACAACGCTTCTTTGAGAGATAAGGAAGTACGCGCTACACAAACTGCCAACAAATTAGAGGACACTCAGGATCGAGTCAAGCAGAAATTGGAAGATTTTCAAGAACTCTATGACAGTTACCAGCGCTACATTCAGCTGGGTAAAAAGTTTGATCAACTGGCTAAGGACTTTTCAAACAATAAGAAAAAACGCTTATTGTTGAACGAACTCATGAAGCTCGTCATCACTGAAAACGTGAAACGACAACCCAAACCAGCAAAAAAATCGGAAGCCAAAAAAGAGCAAGGCAAAAAGAAACAAGTGGAAAATGAGGTCATTCAAAAGGTGACCAAAATAAGGCAGGAAAGAAAAGCAGCCCAGCCTAAAGCCGTGGTAGAGGAAAAACCAAAACACACGTTTAAGCTGAACGAACGGGTACGTTTGATCGACTCAAAATCCATAGGAACTATTGATAGCATAGAAAAAGGCAGAGCGACAGTCAATTATGGGATGTTTACCACCTTAGTTAGCCTTGAACAATTAGAACCAGTAAAGAAATAA
- a CDS encoding peptidylprolyl isomerase — MKKIHGLLLILAIILTAASCKNEYPDMEDGIYAEFQTTKGTMLAELYYEAAPTTVANFVALTEGNHEYVLDSLKGKPFYDGLIFHRVIDSFMIQGGDYTGTGSGQTGYQFAQEIVDTLKHDEKGILSMANAGPGTNGSQFFIMDEPNANLDGGYNVFGKVIEGLAVIDSISTVATNPRDNRPVDSVIMKKVRIIRKGKEAKKWDAVKTFKEGQELAEQERIAAQKLAEDRRAAAPAKREAKANEFAEMKAKASKLPNSSVMVYSIEKGNGGKPEEGTRVLLEYSGFLENGNLFDSSSIETAQEFDAVNPNKERANMYRAIPVQYSKQAAAIPGFRDALLSMNYGDKIVAFIPAEFAYGEAGNGPIPPNSNIIFEMELMEADQ; from the coding sequence ATGAAGAAAATTCACGGCTTACTACTTATTCTAGCCATCATATTAACTGCAGCGTCCTGTAAAAACGAGTATCCAGACATGGAGGACGGCATCTATGCAGAATTCCAGACTACAAAGGGAACCATGCTGGCAGAGCTTTATTATGAAGCTGCACCTACTACAGTGGCAAACTTTGTCGCACTTACCGAAGGTAATCACGAGTACGTACTGGACAGTCTTAAAGGAAAGCCTTTCTATGATGGATTGATCTTCCATAGGGTCATTGATAGTTTCATGATCCAAGGTGGTGACTATACCGGTACAGGTTCTGGTCAAACAGGTTACCAATTTGCTCAAGAAATCGTCGATACTTTAAAGCACGATGAAAAAGGAATTCTTTCCATGGCAAATGCTGGACCTGGTACTAATGGTAGCCAGTTTTTTATCATGGACGAGCCCAATGCAAATCTGGATGGTGGTTATAACGTTTTTGGTAAAGTCATAGAAGGACTTGCCGTGATCGACTCCATATCGACGGTAGCGACTAATCCTAGAGACAATCGTCCAGTGGATAGCGTTATAATGAAAAAAGTAAGAATCATTAGAAAAGGTAAAGAAGCCAAAAAATGGGATGCCGTAAAGACTTTCAAAGAAGGTCAGGAACTTGCAGAACAAGAGCGTATCGCCGCACAAAAACTAGCAGAAGACCGTCGCGCGGCAGCACCAGCAAAGCGTGAGGCAAAAGCAAATGAATTTGCAGAGATGAAAGCTAAGGCCAGTAAGTTGCCCAACAGCAGCGTGATGGTTTATTCTATCGAGAAAGGCAATGGCGGTAAGCCAGAAGAAGGAACTAGAGTTTTATTGGAATATTCTGGATTTTTAGAAAACGGTAACCTCTTTGACAGTAGCAGTATTGAAACGGCTCAAGAATTTGATGCGGTCAACCCTAATAAGGAAAGAGCTAATATGTACAGAGCTATTCCAGTGCAGTACAGCAAGCAAGCGGCAGCGATTCCTGGTTTTAGAGATGCATTATTATCCATGAATTATGGTGACAAAATCGTAGCCTTTATTCCTGCAGAGTTTGCCTATGGTGAGGCTGGAAACGGTCCTATACCACCTAACTCGAACATCATCTTTGAGATGGAACTCATGGAAGCCGATCAATAG
- a CDS encoding OmpA family protein, whose product MKSFLIGLLVFLFYAALCVVLLSYAMDTYSVKENSLEIVGENEIDQKTIDDLSYEDSTDLGSSAASELDEVNNDSINNSLQNSDNVDADDLTDSDPQTESASIENINRPAIPFNVVLPNGTQLIQCNSFSVVFQDQVRVKIPYACRDYGISIKSFLDKNPESILRITGYTDPNESPNTGIGRAEYLKKLLTNTGIPADRIIATSAVNNLNFSSGSANGGVAMEINGSFTSNPSSSQTADNESSASPDNPKESNSVIASKKFTSGFQEKYFYGDQKFTAYTTTIKSLLNQNPSSKVYAYSYTDSEGDSKDNFAISRDNASTVRKILLQSGIPSNRIQSVARGEQNAGGSGSNLCIILVIK is encoded by the coding sequence GTGAAAAGTTTCTTGATAGGCTTATTGGTTTTTCTTTTCTATGCCGCTTTGTGCGTAGTGCTCCTATCCTATGCCATGGATACCTATTCCGTAAAGGAGAACTCTCTTGAAATAGTTGGAGAGAATGAAATTGATCAAAAAACGATCGACGATCTTTCCTATGAAGATTCAACCGATTTAGGCTCATCAGCAGCCAGTGAATTAGACGAGGTAAACAATGATTCCATCAATAATTCCCTGCAGAATTCAGATAATGTCGATGCTGATGATCTCACTGATTCTGATCCACAAACTGAGAGCGCATCGATCGAAAATATAAATCGTCCAGCGATTCCTTTTAATGTGGTACTGCCTAATGGCACGCAATTGATTCAATGTAACTCTTTTTCAGTTGTGTTTCAAGATCAAGTTCGGGTGAAAATCCCATATGCCTGTAGAGATTACGGTATAAGCATCAAATCCTTTTTAGACAAAAATCCTGAATCTATTCTTAGAATCACTGGTTATACTGATCCTAACGAATCGCCCAATACAGGAATTGGAAGAGCTGAATATCTAAAAAAACTATTGACCAATACAGGAATTCCAGCAGACAGAATTATTGCAACTTCTGCTGTAAACAACCTCAATTTTAGCTCTGGTTCTGCTAATGGCGGCGTTGCTATGGAAATCAATGGGTCATTTACTTCAAACCCATCGTCATCTCAAACAGCTGATAACGAATCAAGCGCCTCTCCAGACAATCCAAAAGAGTCTAATTCAGTCATCGCTTCAAAGAAGTTTACCTCAGGCTTCCAGGAAAAATACTTTTATGGAGATCAAAAATTTACAGCCTACACAACAACCATCAAAAGCCTGCTGAATCAAAATCCGTCAAGCAAAGTATATGCATACAGCTATACAGATAGCGAAGGCGATAGCAAGGATAACTTTGCTATTTCAAGGGACAATGCCAGCACCGTTAGAAAAATCCTCTTACAAAGTGGCATACCATCCAACCGCATTCAGTCTGTGGCTCGCGGTGAGCAAAATGCTGGTGGATCAGGAAGCAATTTGTGCATAATACTAGTAATCAAATAA
- the gldI gene encoding gliding motility-associated peptidyl-prolyl isomerase GldI has translation MKKPYRILKYSLVLTLLVGLLISCKNLEAREPIERKTSTRTDFSIELNKQRNAAEEAYIEKLIKADSTEFLRSSNGFYYRFIVQDSIAGDRPEFGDRVTFEYNIETIDGETIYSKEELSPVTKSLEQEYGIFKGLREGLKLMQENDEVVFYFPSYTAYGFYGDEKRIGLHTPIKSTVKLLEIDKSN, from the coding sequence ATGAAAAAGCCCTACAGGATACTCAAATATAGTCTCGTACTGACGCTACTTGTCGGGTTGTTGATCAGTTGCAAAAACCTGGAGGCGCGTGAGCCCATCGAGCGTAAAACCAGCACCAGGACTGATTTCTCTATCGAACTAAACAAACAAAGAAACGCTGCCGAAGAAGCCTATATAGAAAAACTAATCAAGGCAGATTCTACTGAATTTCTGAGATCTTCCAATGGATTTTATTACCGTTTTATTGTCCAGGACAGCATTGCTGGTGACCGTCCAGAATTTGGCGATCGCGTGACTTTTGAATACAACATCGAGACTATTGACGGCGAGACCATTTATAGTAAGGAAGAACTCTCACCAGTCACTAAAAGTCTGGAACAGGAATACGGCATCTTCAAAGGCCTGCGTGAAGGTCTCAAATTGATGCAGGAAAATGATGAAGTCGTCTTTTATTTCCCGTCGTACACGGCCTATGGTTTCTATGGCGATGAAAAAAGGATAGGCTTGCATACACCTATCAAAAGCACGGTTAAATTGCTGGAGATTGATAAGAGTAATTAA